The Paenibacillus sp. YPG26 genome includes a window with the following:
- a CDS encoding MerR family transcriptional regulator produces the protein MSFRSKELAEKYGLSASTLRNYEAKGLLPPAERSAGGYRIYTERHEAYLACIHAMAAAFGIEITGGVMHCLRRNELGEALWIVRDREVKFHQEKEKLDQLIGELRLYSEGGQAYDLNQQFSIHEASRRTGAPKSAIRYWEECGLLTTDRNPENRYRLYGEAHLFKIGLIQTLQSALYSNDTISLKQSIASLDLEDTQRTIQLADNIHAYLNRTIKLQVKALYFLHRLVDLENID, from the coding sequence ATGAGCTTCCGGTCAAAAGAATTAGCAGAGAAATACGGGTTAAGCGCCAGCACCTTGCGTAACTACGAAGCAAAGGGGCTGCTTCCCCCCGCGGAACGGTCGGCAGGTGGATACCGGATCTACACAGAGCGGCACGAGGCTTACCTGGCATGTATTCATGCCATGGCGGCTGCGTTCGGTATCGAAATAACGGGCGGGGTGATGCACTGCCTCAGGCGAAATGAGCTGGGTGAAGCACTGTGGATCGTTAGGGACAGGGAGGTTAAGTTTCACCAGGAGAAAGAGAAGCTGGACCAGCTGATAGGGGAGTTGAGATTGTATTCTGAAGGGGGCCAAGCTTACGACTTGAACCAGCAATTCAGCATTCATGAGGCTTCCAGACGGACAGGGGCTCCCAAATCGGCAATCCGGTACTGGGAGGAATGTGGTCTGCTCACAACAGATCGGAACCCTGAGAACAGATACCGACTTTATGGTGAAGCCCATCTTTTTAAAATTGGACTGATCCAGACGCTGCAAAGCGCTCTCTATTCCAATGACACTATAAGCTTGAAGCAGTCCATTGCAAGCCTGGACTTAGAGGACACCCAGCGTACAATACAGCTCGCGGACAATATCCATGCTTATCTGAACAGAACGATCAAGCTTCAGGTGAAGGCCCTATACTTTCTACATCGATTGGTTGATTTGGAAAATATTGATTGA